The following are from one region of the Sorghum bicolor cultivar BTx623 chromosome 2, Sorghum_bicolor_NCBIv3, whole genome shotgun sequence genome:
- the LOC8081004 gene encoding protein transport protein SEC13 homolog B, which translates to MPPHNIETGHQDVVHDVAMDYYGKRIATASSDNTIKIVGVSGTSHQQLATLSGHQGPVWQVVWAHPKFGSMLASCGYDGCVIIWKEGGRPDEWVQAHTFTEHKSSVNSIAWAPHELGLCLACGSSDGNISVFTARADGIWDTTRIDQAHPVGVTSVSWAPAMAPGALITAGPSGQFEYVQKLASGGCDNTVKVWKLQNGSWRMDCFPALQMHKDWVRDVAWAPNLGLPKSTIASASQDGTVVIWTEAKEGEQWVGRVLHDFKTPVWRLSWSLTGNILAASDGNNNVTLWKEAVDGEWQQVTTVEP; encoded by the coding sequence ATGCCTCCCCACAACATTGAAACCGGGCACCAGGACGTGGTGCACGATGTCGCCATGGATTACTACGGGAAGCGCATCGCGACGGCCTCCTCGGACAACACCATAAAGATCGTCGGCGTCAGTGGCACCTCGCACCAGCAGCTGGCCACCCTGAGCGGGCACCAGGGGCCGGTCTGGCAGGTTGTGTGGGCACACCCCAAGTTTGGCTCCATGCTCGCGTCCTGCGGCTACGATGGCTGTGTGATCATATGGAAGGAAGGGGGCAGGCCTGACGAGTGGGTTCAGGCTCATACATTCACCGAGCACAAGTCCTCCGTCAACTCCATTGCTTGGGCGCCCCATGAGCTTGGGCTATGCTTGGCGTGTGGTTCTTCTGACGGGAACATTTCGGTGTTTACTGCGCGTGCTGATGGAATTTGGGACACTACACGCATTGATCAGGCGCATCCAGTGGGGGTGACTTCGGTGTCTTGGGCTCCAGCAATGGCCCCTGGCGCTCTGATCACTGCTGGACCTTCTGGTCAGTTTGAGTATGTCCAGAAACTCGCATCTGGTGGCTGTGACAACACTGTTAAAGTATGGAAGCTGCAGAATGGAAGTTGGAGGATGGATTGCTTCCCTGCCCTTCAGATGcacaaggactgggtgagggaTGTGGCCTGGGCTCCAAACCTCGGCCTTCCAAAGTCTACCATTGCTAGTGCATCTCAGGATGGAACTGTTGTGATCTGGACTGAGGCGAAGGAAGGTGAGCAATGGGTAGGCAGGGTTTTGCATGACTTCAAAACCCCCGTGTGGAGGCTGTCATGGTCGCTTACTGGGAATATTCTGGCTGCTtctgatggtaataacaatgtgACCTTGTGGAAGGAAGCTGTTGATGGTGAGTGGCAGCAAGTGACGACTGTTGAACCATAA